Below is a window of Desulfosoma sp. DNA.
ATCGCGAAACCAAAGCCACGGAAAGGGTACCCCATTTGAATGATCCCCAGGCAAGAACTAGCCCCAAAGCTCCAAAAGCGTCCAGAATGTTTTGGACCCACTATCCCCCAGTATGTGGAGGGCAATGCGAAATTAAACGGCCGGGTCGCGGTGCGAAAAAGCAACCACGCTACAAACACGGGAGACCTAAGCGACTGCGAACCAGTCAGGGCGTTTCCAAAATCGGTGATAGACATAGGCAACTCTATAGATTCTATAAATCTTCAGAACGAGAACTCACCCCATAAAGTGGAACAGCTCACTTTCATAATTCGATATGTGGAGAAATACACGGATTAAGCATTATAGACTCATATGTTTTCTCCACAAAAAATCACTCAATAGGTCTCAGCTTGTAAACCAATGTAGGCATCCACGGAAGCATCTTCCTAAGCGCACATTTCGGAATTCCACTCAATAATTTCCACACAGGGTGACTCGCCTTCTCAGTACGAAACATCTCCATTAAAGCCTCGATACATATATTTTCATATTGAAAGCCAACTTGACAAAGGAAATCTTCAAGGAGACCTGGCGAGAGAGGTTCGCAATCGTACCAATTGCCTCGTCTCATAGCCCGCACATAACGATGCCACATTGAATGTGGAAGCCAACTTAAAAAGGGTAAACCATAATGGGGCTCCACCAACATCCAACGATTCGGAGTCGCCAAATAAGCGACGCCTTTCCGTGCCATGACCCTGAGTATTTCTTTAAGATGGTTGATCTGATTTTCACTATCACCCACATGTTCTATAACATGGTTAGATATAACCACATCAAAACAGCCGTCGGGGAAGGGTAAATTAGTATCAGATAAAAGACAAAACGAGTACCCATCTTTTACAATGCGTACATCAACCACGTCCACTCCAGTCACGTTATAAACCCCGTCTGCTTGGGTAGCAAAGTAGTGTGCAATTCCTCCAGAGCCGGTCCCAATGTCTAAAAGTCGTATCGGCTTAAATACTTGATTAAGGCCCAAAAGCCTTTCGATCTTTTGGGCCTTTAGGTATCTGGAAGAGAGGTCAACGACGGCATGGGGTTGGCGATTCATCTTTCGCCTCCAACAGCTTGAACTATCGATCCCATTGAACCGCGGCCAAGCAAAGTTGAGCGCAAAGCACCGAATCTTCACTCTAGGTATTGGCTTGTCTCTCGGCCTCAGCAAGGCTTCGGAATAAGCTAAGTATCTCCTGGCACCACAAGGCACTCGGAAACACCATCTGCTACTGGATGCACAACCCCTCCTACGGCGTAGGCTACGGTCGGTGCTCCAAACGCAGCCGCCTCCAAAGTAACCATTCCAAAGCCCTCGGGATCATTTCGGACATTTTGCACCAGAAAAACATGGACGTTGTAAGCGACATTGGCTTTTTGCAGAATTTCATCGAGAAAGCACCCGAGCCGAGTAACATTTTCAGAAACACCTGCATGAAGAGCTGCTCGAAGAATTATTGAGGTGTCTTTACTTCAGCCATTGGGGCCCCTTTGGGAACGTCGCCTACTATATAGAGGCAGGCGGTCGGCTTTTTTTGAACTATTCTTGGGAGCACCTGAGTCACGAAGTGCTTAAGGCCTTTGCGACGTGTGAGGCGCCCCACGGAAAGTGACATTGCTCGATGTCCTACTCCGTAAGCTGAACGAAACCTAGATCTGGCTTCAGGTTCTATCTCACGAATCGTCACACCTGCGTGTATCATTTGTATTCGTTCTGATGCAATCCCTGCTCGCTCGGCTCTTGCAAATGTAGCGCGGCTGTTAGCTATGATTCCATCCAACAATCCAAGAAAAGGCAGCCAAAACCGTCGGTTCACCACATGGAGCATCACGAGATGGAGGCCATGAACGTAAGAGCATAAGATCTAGCCTTTGCCAGGCAAACAGCGGTCAAGGCCATGGGCGCTGTGAGGGCGCTTCCGGCAAACGTAATGTCCCGCTTAAATCTAATGGCTTGCCGCATTGCGCTAACTGCTGTTCTTCCCAAGAATATACTCAGAGGTCCCAGGGGAACCTCAGCGGCCTTCACCATATGAAGCAGATAAGTGCCCAATCCCCTCGGATCGATGACTTGCATATCAAACGATTCGGAAAATGCTCCTTCGATGTGCACCCAAAACACACCTTACCACCCACTAGGAGAGGCAAATTGTGGGTTATCACGCACACCTTGGAGCCAAGTTTTTTTATCTCTTCCTCGATTTAACATCAGTCAATCAGACTAGAACCATAAAAACTTACCTCTTCAACACTGTTTCTCAACATCCTAAAATACTCATAGATCTCTGGCGATCACCCGCCGTTTTCGATGCGGTCGTAGCGGAGTTGAGTGATTTGTTCGCTGATGAGGCCTAGCATGAAAAGCAAAATAGAGGTGATGAAAAGCAGGGCCGACATGTTGGTGAAGCGGTGGACCGTGAGGTAGGTGTAAGCGTAGTTGGCCACTCCCAGCAGGAAAAAGGAGCCGCTCACGGGCAGAAAGATACGCAGAGGGGAAAAGAGGGTTGTGATCTTCAGGATGATCAGGAGAAATCGTGTGCCGTCCCGAAAGGGTTTGATTTTGCTTGTGCCGTGGCGTTTTTGGGCTCGAATGGGAATGTAGCAGACGGAACGACCGCTTCGCAGATAGGCCAGGGTGAGTGTTGTCGGGTAGGAGAAGGTGTTAGGCAGAAGATACAAATAGCGAAGAACGGTGTCGCGGTCCACCACTCGATAACCTGACGTCAAATCTTTGACCGGAAATTTGGTGGCATAACGCGCTAGCAGGTTGTAGGCCGAATTGGCCAAACGTCGAAATCTGCTGGCATGGGTTTTGGGATCCCGAGCCCCCACAACCATATCGTATCGTTGAGCGGCTTCCAGTAACCGTGGAAGGTCTTCGGGATCATGTTGGCCGTCGCCGTCCATCAGGACCACTTTATCCCGAGAAGCCATGCGAATCCCTGTCTTGACGGCGGCGCCGTTTCCCATGTTGTACGGATGAGACCATACATAGGCCCCGGCCTTTCGAGCTTCTTCGGCCGTACGATCCCGGGATCCGTCATCCACCACTATCACTTCCGCATCGGGAAGAATGTGTTGGATTTTGGTCACCGTCGCCGCAATGGCTCCTTCTTCATGATAGGCCGGAATGACCACCGAGACGTTTGCACCGCGTTCCAACGGAGCTTCTCCTCAAACCTTTGGTTACCCCAATTTTGGGCCGTTCTGAACGGCAGGGTTTTCCAAAGCCTCACCCTTTGTATTAGCACGAACCAGGCCAGACAAAGCTTTGTGCTTCCCATTCCCCCCTGGTCTTCCAGAGGGTTTTGACTCCACGAAAAGCCTATGGTAGGAGCTTTCGCGAAAAAAGGCTTAAAAAATGGAGCGCACACATGGTCTCATCTCCGTCCCCTGTTCCGCGACGAGGCTACCTTTATGTCATTCTGGCGGCCGTGTTTTGGGCCGTTTCCGGATCCGCAGGAAAGTATCTTTTTCAACACGGCCTCACCCCTTACCAAGTTGTACAGATGCGAGTGACTTTGGCCACCACCCTTCTGTTTCTTTGGCTCCTTCTGCGGGACCGTCGCAAACTCCGGATCCCCCCTCGGGATCTTATCTATTTCCTGATCCTAGGTGTCACGGGCCTTGCCATGGTCCAGTTTACCTACTTTTACACCATCAGCAAGATTAAGGTGGCCGCCGCCATTCTCTTGGAATACTTAGCCCCTGTGCTCATCGCCATCTACTCGGTGACCCTCGCTCGAGAGCGCCTCACCTGGCCCACCGTGATCGCCGTCACCGCG
It encodes the following:
- a CDS encoding class I SAM-dependent methyltransferase, giving the protein MNRQPHAVVDLSSRYLKAQKIERLLGLNQVFKPIRLLDIGTGSGGIAHYFATQADGVYNVTGVDVVDVRIVKDGYSFCLLSDTNLPFPDGCFDVVISNHVIEHVGDSENQINHLKEILRVMARKGVAYLATPNRWMLVEPHYGLPFLSWLPHSMWHRYVRAMRRGNWYDCEPLSPGLLEDFLCQVGFQYENICIEALMEMFRTEKASHPVWKLLSGIPKCALRKMLPWMPTLVYKLRPIE
- a CDS encoding glycosyltransferase family 2 protein, producing the protein MERGANVSVVIPAYHEEGAIAATVTKIQHILPDAEVIVVDDGSRDRTAEEARKAGAYVWSHPYNMGNGAAVKTGIRMASRDKVVLMDGDGQHDPEDLPRLLEAAQRYDMVVGARDPKTHASRFRRLANSAYNLLARYATKFPVKDLTSGYRVVDRDTVLRYLYLLPNTFSYPTTLTLAYLRSGRSVCYIPIRAQKRHGTSKIKPFRDGTRFLLIILKITTLFSPLRIFLPVSGSFFLLGVANYAYTYLTVHRFTNMSALLFITSILLFMLGLISEQITQLRYDRIENGG